A part of Candidatus Marinimicrobia bacterium CG08_land_8_20_14_0_20_45_22 genomic DNA contains:
- a CDS encoding oligopeptide transporter, OPT family has protein sequence MEQKNLTKLPENAYRKLKEGEEYTPVIPAQTIVPEVTGYSLGWGLFYSVLFSMAAAYLGLKIGQVFEAAIPIAILAAGMSVLLKRKNALQENVIVQSIGSSSGVIVAGAIFTIPGLYILGLNANYIQIFLASLLGGFLGILFLIPFRKYFVKDMHGEFPFPEATATTEVLIAGEGGDQAKVLVSAAMVGGIYDFCVAGFGFWKEVVSTSVFHWGAFLSDKLKWVLKINIGAAVTGLGYIIGLRYSAIIASGSFLAWWVIVPVVSYVAGLGSQTPDAIFFAYVRPVGIGAIAAAGIIGILKSSKIIGGAFKLAGKELFGGAKGVAVEESSRTQKDIPMKWVTIILALTMIVIFFFFLFGIQVTPKQAIVGLLIVGIIAFLFTTVAARAIAIVGTNPVSGMTLMTLLLSSFILVKVGLNGDHGMLAALLIGGVVCTALSMAGGFISDLKTGYWLGTTPIKQEGYKFLGTLFSAASVGFVILILNKTFGFGGNSPLQAPQASAMAAVIKPLMTGAQAPWELYLAGVFMAIVLEIIKVPSLAFALGIYLPIQLNTPLLIGGFVAYLVSKSSKDEVLTKARSERGTLIASGFIAGGAIMGVVSAFIIFIGQKFFGEGWTLAKGIGTLQWVESAGGEIFGFVMFAVLCIYLYWDSCRAKK, from the coding sequence ATGGAGCAGAAAAATTTAACGAAATTGCCAGAAAATGCTTACCGAAAGTTAAAAGAAGGCGAAGAATACACGCCGGTAATTCCGGCGCAAACTATTGTTCCGGAAGTGACTGGCTACTCGCTGGGCTGGGGATTGTTCTACTCGGTGTTGTTCTCGATGGCGGCGGCGTATCTGGGCTTAAAGATTGGGCAAGTTTTTGAAGCGGCAATTCCAATCGCGATTCTTGCGGCTGGAATGTCGGTTTTACTAAAGCGTAAAAATGCTTTGCAGGAAAATGTCATTGTACAATCCATCGGCTCCAGTTCGGGCGTCATTGTCGCAGGTGCTATTTTCACGATTCCAGGACTTTATATTCTCGGTTTAAATGCTAATTATATCCAGATATTTTTGGCTTCTCTGCTGGGCGGATTTCTGGGCATTCTGTTTCTGATTCCTTTCCGTAAATACTTTGTTAAAGACATGCACGGCGAGTTTCCTTTTCCCGAAGCGACCGCAACGACCGAAGTACTGATTGCCGGCGAGGGCGGCGACCAAGCGAAAGTGCTCGTTTCTGCGGCGATGGTTGGAGGAATTTACGATTTTTGCGTAGCCGGATTTGGTTTTTGGAAAGAGGTGGTTTCGACTTCAGTTTTTCACTGGGGCGCATTTCTTTCTGACAAGTTGAAATGGGTACTCAAAATCAATATCGGGGCGGCGGTGACGGGGCTCGGTTACATTATTGGCCTGCGCTACTCGGCGATCATCGCCAGCGGCTCATTCTTAGCTTGGTGGGTAATCGTACCGGTTGTCAGTTATGTTGCCGGTTTGGGAAGCCAAACGCCGGATGCAATTTTCTTTGCCTATGTCAGGCCGGTTGGCATCGGCGCGATAGCGGCGGCTGGAATCATCGGAATTTTGAAATCTTCCAAAATCATCGGCGGCGCTTTCAAATTAGCGGGTAAAGAACTGTTCGGTGGCGCCAAAGGCGTCGCCGTCGAAGAGAGTTCCCGCACGCAAAAGGATATACCGATGAAGTGGGTAACGATCATCTTGGCGTTGACGATGATTGTGATTTTTTTCTTCTTCCTTTTTGGCATTCAAGTCACACCGAAGCAGGCGATAGTCGGATTACTAATCGTTGGTATAATTGCATTCCTATTCACCACCGTGGCGGCGCGCGCGATTGCAATCGTCGGCACGAACCCGGTTTCCGGAATGACGCTCATGACGTTGTTGTTGTCATCTTTTATTCTGGTTAAAGTTGGACTGAATGGTGACCACGGGATGCTGGCGGCGCTCCTGATCGGCGGTGTTGTCTGCACGGCTCTTTCGATGGCAGGTGGGTTTATCTCGGACCTGAAAACCGGTTACTGGCTCGGCACGACGCCAATCAAGCAGGAAGGCTACAAATTTCTCGGTACACTTTTTTCGGCCGCTTCGGTTGGATTTGTGATTTTGATTTTGAACAAAACTTTCGGTTTTGGCGGAAATTCGCCGTTACAAGCGCCGCAGGCTTCCGCAATGGCGGCTGTTATTAAACCCTTGATGACCGGAGCCCAAGCGCCGTGGGAACTTTATCTGGCCGGAGTATTCATGGCAATCGTTCTCGAAATTATCAAAGTTCCGTCTTTAGCGTTCGCTCTCGGAATTTACCTGCCGATCCAGTTGAACACGCCATTGCTAATCGGTGGCTTCGTTGCGTATTTAGTTTCGAAAAGTAGTAAGGATGAGGTGCTTACCAAAGCGCGGAGCGAACGTGGAACGTTAATCGCTTCAGGATTTATTGCGGGTGGAGCGATCATGGGAGTCGTTTCGGCATTTATTATCTTCATCGGACAAAAATTCTTCGGCGAAGGCTGGACGCTGGCAAAGGGCATCGGAACATTGCAATGGGTAGAATCAGCCGGTGGCGAGATTTTTGGGTTCGTTATGTTCGCGGTGTTGTGCATTTATCTCTATTGGGATTCCTGTCGCGCTAAGAAATAA
- a CDS encoding excinuclease ABC subunit UvrA, with translation MSSEYIIVKGAREHNLKNIDIKIPREKFVVITGLSGSGKSSLAFDTIYAEGQRRYVESLSAYARQFLGLMEKPDVDFIEGLSPAISIGQKSASKNPRSTVGTVTEIYDYLRLLYARIGIPHCYQCGKLIQKQTAQQIIDSVNSYPADTRIMVLAPLIRGRKGEYKEIFKEIRREGFVRARIDGKIVDVDSSISLDKNKKHNIEVVVDRLVISDSVRERLAESVELALKIGSGLVVILVNGEKEHLFSENLACLDCGISYEELSPRMFSFNSPYGACPTCDGLGTQMEIDPELVVPDESKCLSEGAIIPIGEQPRGGWYSAILKGVAKAYDFDFVTPFKKLPQIARDVLLYGTEGNRVPINLKSERINGQYNAPFEGIIPNLRRRYNQTNSVGIRTWIQQFMSVKNCTTCDGKRLKKESLSVTIGGMNIYDISNLSISKFLNVIENLQLTAVEEQISHQIIKEIKARAQFLVNVGVDYLTLNRTAQSLSGGEAQRIRLATQIGSQLVGVLYILDEPSIGLHQRDNCRLISTLTRLRDLGNTVLVVEHDRETIEHADYVIDLGPGAGENGGHIVALGSPEEIAQNPDSLTGQYLSGVKKIPVPKKRRDDNGKAVIIKGAKGNNLKSIDVKFPIGKFICVTGVSGSGKSTLVNETFYPALHKYFYHSKMTPLKYTSISGLEFLDKVINIDQSPIGRTPRSNPATYTGTFGPIRELFSSMKESKIRGYLPGRFSFNVKGGRCESCGGDGIKKIEMHFLPDVYVTCEVCKGQRYNHDTLEIRYKNKNISEVLNMTVDEAFDFFDKIPTIHKKLQTLKDVGLGYIKLGQQATTLSGGEAQRIKLATELSKVGTGRTVYLLDEPTTGLHFEDINMLLNVLNRLVDNGNTIIVIEHNLDVIKTADYIIDLGPEGGEAGGTVVCQGTPESIAGNTDSYTGKFLRKKL, from the coding sequence GTGAGTAGCGAATACATTATCGTCAAAGGTGCCCGCGAGCACAATCTAAAAAACATCGACATTAAAATCCCACGCGAGAAATTTGTGGTAATTACCGGACTCTCCGGATCCGGCAAATCGTCTCTCGCGTTTGATACAATTTATGCGGAAGGTCAGCGCCGGTATGTGGAGTCGCTTTCCGCTTACGCCCGACAGTTTCTCGGCTTAATGGAAAAGCCGGACGTTGATTTCATCGAAGGTCTGTCGCCGGCGATTTCTATTGGACAGAAATCCGCATCCAAGAATCCGCGCTCAACTGTCGGAACGGTTACGGAAATTTATGATTATCTCCGCCTTTTGTACGCGCGGATTGGCATTCCGCACTGCTATCAGTGCGGGAAATTAATTCAAAAACAAACGGCTCAACAGATCATCGATTCGGTGAATAGTTATCCTGCCGATACCCGAATCATGGTTTTAGCGCCGCTAATTCGCGGAAGGAAAGGCGAATATAAAGAGATTTTTAAAGAAATCCGCCGTGAAGGATTCGTCCGCGCGCGCATCGACGGCAAGATTGTCGATGTCGACTCATCGATTTCCTTAGATAAAAATAAGAAACACAACATCGAAGTTGTCGTTGATCGCTTAGTCATTTCCGACTCGGTGCGTGAGCGATTGGCGGAATCGGTAGAACTTGCATTGAAAATCGGATCCGGGCTGGTCGTCATTCTTGTCAATGGCGAGAAAGAGCATCTGTTCAGTGAAAACCTTGCGTGTCTCGATTGCGGGATCAGTTATGAAGAACTGTCGCCGCGAATGTTCTCGTTTAACAGTCCGTACGGCGCCTGCCCGACCTGCGACGGACTCGGCACACAAATGGAAATCGATCCAGAATTAGTCGTTCCGGATGAATCGAAATGCCTCAGCGAAGGCGCTATTATTCCGATCGGCGAACAACCGCGCGGCGGTTGGTACTCCGCTATTCTCAAAGGCGTTGCAAAGGCTTACGACTTTGATTTTGTGACGCCGTTCAAAAAATTGCCACAGATTGCCAGAGACGTTTTGCTCTATGGAACAGAAGGCAATCGCGTTCCCATCAATCTGAAATCCGAACGAATCAACGGACAGTACAACGCACCATTCGAAGGAATCATTCCGAATTTGAGACGCCGATACAATCAGACCAATTCAGTAGGCATTCGAACATGGATTCAGCAGTTTATGAGCGTGAAAAATTGCACGACTTGCGATGGCAAGCGTTTAAAAAAAGAGAGTCTGTCCGTTACAATCGGCGGAATGAACATTTACGACATCAGCAATCTATCAATCTCAAAATTCCTCAACGTAATCGAAAATCTCCAGTTGACAGCGGTCGAAGAGCAAATTTCACATCAGATCATTAAAGAAATAAAGGCGCGCGCGCAGTTCTTGGTAAACGTCGGCGTCGATTATCTGACACTGAATCGCACGGCGCAATCGCTTTCCGGCGGCGAAGCCCAGCGAATCCGGTTAGCGACGCAAATTGGCTCACAACTCGTCGGCGTTCTGTATATTTTAGATGAACCCAGCATCGGCTTGCACCAGCGAGATAACTGTCGTCTGATTTCTACGCTAACGCGTCTGCGCGATCTTGGGAATACCGTGTTGGTTGTTGAACATGATCGGGAAACTATCGAGCACGCGGATTATGTGATCGATTTAGGCCCCGGTGCCGGTGAAAACGGCGGACATATCGTCGCTTTAGGTTCTCCGGAAGAAATTGCCCAAAATCCGGATTCGTTGACCGGACAATACTTATCAGGCGTAAAAAAAATACCGGTTCCTAAAAAGCGGCGGGACGACAACGGCAAAGCGGTTATCATCAAGGGTGCTAAGGGTAACAATCTGAAATCGATCGACGTAAAATTTCCGATTGGAAAATTCATTTGCGTGACTGGCGTATCAGGATCCGGTAAAAGCACATTGGTAAATGAGACTTTTTACCCAGCTTTACACAAATATTTCTATCACTCCAAGATGACGCCTCTGAAATATACCAGTATCTCGGGTTTGGAATTTCTCGATAAAGTCATCAATATTGATCAATCACCTATCGGTAGAACACCGCGCTCGAACCCGGCAACATATACGGGAACATTTGGGCCAATCCGTGAATTGTTCAGTTCCATGAAAGAGTCCAAAATTAGAGGTTATCTCCCAGGACGTTTTTCTTTTAACGTGAAAGGCGGACGTTGTGAATCATGCGGCGGAGATGGCATTAAGAAAATTGAGATGCATTTCCTTCCAGATGTCTATGTTACTTGTGAAGTCTGCAAGGGTCAGCGCTATAACCACGATACGCTTGAAATACGGTACAAAAACAAAAACATTTCTGAAGTTTTGAATATGACTGTCGATGAAGCCTTCGACTTCTTCGATAAGATTCCAACAATTCATAAAAAACTCCAAACACTCAAAGACGTCGGGCTGGGATATATCAAACTCGGTCAACAAGCAACCACGCTTTCCGGCGGCGAAGCGCAGAGAATTAAATTGGCGACTGAACTCAGTAAGGTCGGCACCGGCAGGACAGTTTACCTTCTCGATGAACCAACGACCGGTTTACATTTTGAAGATATTAACATGCTCCTGAATGTCTTAAATCGTCTGGTCGATAACGGAAACACGATCATCGTCATCGAACACAACTTAGATGTGATCAAGACTGCCGATTACATCATCGATTTGGGACCGGAAGGTGGGGAAGCCGGCGGCACGGTTGTTTGCCAAGGAACGCCGGAGAGTATCGCCGGCAACACCGATTCCTACACGGGTAAATTTCTCCGAAAAAAACTCTGA
- a CDS encoding aminopeptidase P family protein produces the protein MQKEKIKQAIGILEELKIDLWLTFVRESETIHDPSLDMILGANCTWQSAFLVSQTGKTIAIIGSLDKERIKLTGAFDDIRVYVGGIGESLIAAIRELHPKEIAINTSVNDYMADGLTHGMYETLMEYLSKAEYKGKILSSEKIISALRGRKSASELEKIKASIAVTEDIYNRVSTFMKLGMSEKDVADFILDCVRQQNLVTAWEVSSCPAVFTGPFSAGAHAEPTARIIEKGHVLNIDFGVKKDGYCSDIQRTWYFLRDGEKEAPEPVMRGFNTIIESVQNAAEAIRPGKMGCEIDDVTRNYIVSKGYPEFPHATGHQVGRSTHDGAGGLSPRWERYGETPFYRLEEGQVYTIEPRLPIEGYGVATVEEMIVVTKTGFEWLSHPQKKIFLIGE, from the coding sequence ATGCAAAAAGAAAAGATTAAACAGGCCATTGGAATTCTTGAAGAATTAAAAATCGACTTATGGCTTACTTTCGTACGCGAAAGCGAAACAATCCACGACCCGAGTCTGGATATGATTCTCGGTGCAAATTGCACATGGCAATCGGCATTTCTGGTTTCCCAAACTGGAAAAACGATCGCCATCATTGGTAGTCTCGATAAAGAACGCATCAAGTTAACCGGCGCATTTGACGACATTCGCGTTTATGTTGGTGGAATTGGAGAATCCCTTATCGCGGCTATCCGCGAATTACATCCGAAAGAAATCGCAATCAATACTTCGGTAAATGACTACATGGCCGATGGACTGACACATGGTATGTATGAAACGCTGATGGAATATCTATCAAAAGCCGAATATAAGGGAAAAATTTTATCATCCGAAAAAATTATCAGCGCGCTTCGAGGACGAAAGTCGGCATCGGAGTTAGAAAAAATCAAGGCTTCTATCGCCGTAACAGAAGATATTTATAATCGCGTATCGACTTTTATGAAGCTGGGAATGTCAGAAAAAGATGTTGCGGATTTTATTCTGGATTGTGTTCGTCAGCAGAATCTGGTAACGGCGTGGGAAGTCAGTTCTTGTCCTGCGGTTTTTACCGGACCTTTTTCAGCCGGAGCACACGCGGAACCGACGGCTAGAATCATTGAAAAGGGTCATGTTCTGAACATTGATTTTGGCGTAAAAAAAGACGGCTACTGCTCGGACATTCAACGAACATGGTATTTTTTACGTGACGGCGAAAAAGAGGCGCCCGAACCGGTCATGCGGGGATTCAATACCATCATCGAATCCGTACAAAACGCCGCAGAAGCCATTCGCCCCGGGAAAATGGGTTGTGAGATCGACGATGTTACGCGCAATTATATCGTATCCAAAGGCTACCCGGAATTTCCGCACGCCACCGGACATCAGGTCGGGCGCTCGACTCATGACGGCGCGGGCGGTTTATCTCCACGATGGGAACGTTACGGCGAAACACCGTTTTATCGACTGGAAGAGGGTCAGGTTTACACGATTGAACCGCGGTTACCCATAGAAGGCTACGGTGTTGCTACCGTTGAAGAAATGATCGTTGTAACGAAAACCGGATTTGAATGGCTTTCGCATCCGCAGAAAAAAATATTTTTGATCGGAGAATAA
- a CDS encoding AMP nucleosidase, giving the protein MDKLEIAKNWLPRYTGMPLNLFGEYILLTNFRNYVENFCQTFNCDLYGEGHPMQAATNSSGLSIVNFGIGSPNAATIMDLLIAIKPSGALFLGKCGGLKKSTEIGHFILPIAAIRGEGTSDDYYPPAVPALPSFKLHKFVSEKIVQRGYDYRTGVVYTTNRRVWEHDQPFHDRLRQMTCIAIDMETATIFIVGHYNEIPRGALLLVSDLPTTPEGVKTEESDKQVTSEWARIHLMIGIEAMTEIGVNGEPIKHFRY; this is encoded by the coding sequence ATGGATAAACTCGAAATAGCTAAAAACTGGTTGCCGCGCTATACGGGCATGCCGCTTAATCTGTTCGGTGAATACATCCTGTTGACGAACTTTCGTAATTATGTCGAGAATTTCTGTCAGACATTCAACTGTGATCTTTATGGCGAGGGACACCCCATGCAAGCGGCGACGAATTCTTCCGGATTGTCGATCGTCAATTTCGGTATTGGTTCGCCGAATGCCGCGACGATTATGGACTTGCTGATTGCGATTAAGCCATCCGGCGCGCTGTTTCTCGGTAAGTGCGGCGGGCTAAAGAAATCGACAGAAATCGGCCACTTCATCTTACCGATCGCCGCCATCCGCGGAGAAGGAACCAGCGACGATTATTATCCGCCGGCAGTGCCCGCTCTGCCATCATTTAAATTGCACAAATTCGTCTCCGAAAAGATCGTTCAGCGCGGTTATGATTATCGCACCGGCGTGGTCTATACGACAAACCGGCGCGTCTGGGAACACGATCAGCCGTTTCACGATCGATTGCGCCAAATGACCTGCATTGCGATCGATATGGAAACGGCGACGATTTTTATCGTCGGTCATTACAATGAAATTCCACGAGGCGCGCTGTTGCTCGTTTCGGATTTGCCAACGACCCCCGAAGGCGTCAAAACCGAAGAGTCAGACAAACAGGTCACATCTGAATGGGCGAGAATCCATCTGATGATCGGCATCGAGGCAATGACAGAAATCGGCGTCAACGGTGAGCCCATCAAACATTTCCGGTACTAA